In the Ramlibacter tataouinensis TTB310 genome, one interval contains:
- a CDS encoding DUF6516 family protein yields the protein MAGKKAVPKKQETYAPKDVKIPARLGGGVLKERVVRELPSKKVTHYAVAYINPLIFNGDNGRVLGYDNSHGFSHKHYMGQMTADPFTSYKELYDRFEREWKAIAMKFVNGEKE from the coding sequence ATGGCTGGCAAGAAGGCGGTCCCCAAGAAGCAGGAGACGTATGCACCCAAGGACGTGAAGATCCCGGCTCGACTGGGTGGCGGCGTCCTGAAGGAACGCGTGGTTCGGGAGTTACCTTCGAAGAAGGTGACGCACTACGCAGTGGCTTACATCAACCCGCTCATTTTCAATGGAGACAACGGCCGAGTGCTCGGGTATGACAACAGCCACGGCTTCTCGCACAAGCACTACATGGGACAGATGACTGCCGATCCTTTCACCAGCTACAAGGAGCTGTACGACAGGTTCGAGCGGGAGTGGAAGGCCATCGCGATGAAGTTCGTCAATGGGGAGAAAGAATGA
- a CDS encoding DUF883 family protein produces the protein MIHRSPTLRARASATRSLADDASSAGGGALDSTREFAAQTLERAAEKMRDLRYGVADTASAAQRQMGHYASATTRYVTEQPVKAALIAAAVGALVAGAFLLSRRRGGRY, from the coding sequence ATGATCCATCGCAGCCCTACCCTCCGTGCCCGAGCCTCTGCCACCCGCTCCCTCGCCGACGACGCTTCCAGCGCCGGCGGCGGCGCCCTGGACAGCACGCGCGAGTTCGCCGCCCAGACCCTGGAGCGCGCGGCCGAGAAGATGCGCGACCTGCGCTACGGCGTTGCCGACACCGCGTCCGCAGCGCAGCGCCAGATGGGCCACTACGCCAGCGCCACCACGCGCTACGTCACCGAGCAGCCGGTCAAGGCGGCGCTGATCGCCGCCGCCGTCGGCGCGCTGGTGGCCGGCGCCTTCCTGCTGTCCCGCCGCCGCGGCGGCCGCTACTGA
- a CDS encoding zinc-binding metallopeptidase family protein gives MKIFRCDHCGQALFFENVRCLHCGSDLAFLPDRLALCAVEPVPDGVPGIWQRKTGRASLARARYRLCHNHGTWQACNFAVPEHDPNPLCVSCRQTRVLPDLSVPDNQQRWYRIELAKRRLFFTLARLGLVRTDPPPGERDGPVYEFLADLPGQKVLTGHCNGLITLNVAEADDAERVKRRVELHEPYRTLLGHLRHESGHYYWDRLIQEGGRVAAFREVFGDESVDYAQALAAHYARGGTLPNWQEQHVSAYATAHPWEDWAETWAHYLHMVDLLETAASYGTRVVVPGNGEDIVDEVDSPFEPQTDFDHLVEQWVPVTLLVNSLNRSLGQEDAYPFALSAGALRKLRFVHDVIHEPAAAARPQAGQPVSAPACVTEGVSPP, from the coding sequence ATGAAGATCTTCCGCTGCGACCATTGCGGGCAGGCGCTGTTCTTCGAGAACGTGCGCTGCCTGCACTGCGGCAGTGACCTCGCCTTCCTGCCGGACCGGCTGGCGCTGTGCGCCGTGGAGCCGGTGCCGGACGGCGTGCCCGGCATCTGGCAGCGCAAGACCGGGCGGGCCAGCCTGGCGCGCGCGCGCTACCGCCTGTGCCACAACCACGGCACCTGGCAGGCCTGCAACTTCGCCGTGCCGGAGCACGACCCCAACCCGCTGTGCGTGTCATGCCGGCAGACGCGCGTGCTGCCCGACCTGTCCGTGCCCGACAACCAGCAGCGCTGGTACCGCATCGAGCTGGCCAAGCGCCGCCTGTTCTTCACCCTGGCGCGCCTGGGCCTGGTCAGGACCGACCCGCCGCCGGGCGAGCGGGACGGGCCGGTGTACGAGTTCCTGGCCGACCTGCCGGGACAGAAGGTGCTGACCGGCCACTGCAACGGCCTGATCACGCTCAACGTGGCCGAGGCCGACGACGCCGAGCGGGTCAAGCGCCGCGTGGAGCTGCACGAGCCCTACCGCACCCTGCTGGGCCACCTGCGCCACGAGTCCGGCCACTACTACTGGGACCGCCTGATCCAGGAGGGCGGACGGGTGGCGGCCTTCCGCGAGGTGTTCGGCGACGAGTCAGTCGACTACGCGCAGGCGCTGGCCGCCCACTACGCCCGCGGCGGCACGCTGCCCAACTGGCAGGAGCAGCACGTCAGCGCGTATGCGACGGCCCACCCCTGGGAGGACTGGGCCGAGACCTGGGCCCACTACCTGCACATGGTGGACCTGCTGGAGACCGCCGCCTCCTACGGCACGCGGGTGGTGGTCCCGGGCAACGGGGAGGACATCGTCGACGAGGTGGACAGCCCGTTCGAGCCGCAGACCGATTTCGACCACCTGGTCGAGCAGTGGGTGCCGGTCACGCTGCTGGTCAACAGCCTCAACCGCAGCCTGGGGCAGGAGGACGCCTACCCCTTCGCCCTGAGCGCGGGCGCGCTGCGCAAGCTGCGCTTCGTGCACGACGTGATCCACGAGCCCGCAGCAGCGGCGCGGCCGCAGGCCGGGCAGCCGGTATCGGCGCCGGCCTGCGTCACCGAGGGGGTCAGCCCGCCCTGA
- a CDS encoding response regulator, giving the protein MELRTYIVEDNATIRENLIGALEELACVKALGWAETEDDAAAWLAAQSAQWDLAIVDLFLKQGSGLGVLEACRGRMPRQRVVVLSNYATDDMRRRCAQLGADAVFDKSNEIDALVDWCIQQSGDGLSRAA; this is encoded by the coding sequence GTGGAACTGCGAACCTACATCGTCGAAGACAACGCGACCATCCGCGAGAACCTGATCGGAGCGCTGGAGGAACTGGCCTGCGTGAAAGCCCTGGGCTGGGCCGAGACCGAAGACGACGCCGCGGCCTGGCTCGCCGCGCAGTCCGCGCAGTGGGACCTGGCCATCGTGGACCTGTTCCTCAAGCAAGGCAGCGGGCTGGGCGTGCTGGAAGCCTGCCGCGGCCGCATGCCGCGCCAGCGCGTGGTGGTTCTCAGCAACTACGCCACCGACGACATGCGCCGGCGCTGCGCGCAGCTGGGCGCCGATGCCGTGTTCGACAAATCCAACGAGATCGACGCGCTGGTGGACTGGTGCATCCAGCAGTCCGGCGACGGCCTCAGCCGCGCGGCCTGA
- a CDS encoding HVO_A0114 family putative DNA-binding protein gives MTNRKITLEDFAKDKGLGEHIRRSKEVAQALDAKTDTLPYSRVFTSYEFEAFLSELTPKRFELLRLASKGPRSIGDLAVATHRDQSAVSKDVARLKKLGLVRVESVANAGHGQKKIVTPVASTISINASITAA, from the coding sequence ATGACGAATCGAAAGATCACGCTGGAAGACTTCGCCAAGGACAAAGGTCTTGGCGAACACATCCGCAGGAGCAAGGAGGTTGCACAGGCGCTGGACGCAAAAACCGATACCTTGCCTTACTCCAGGGTCTTCACCAGCTATGAATTCGAGGCGTTCCTCAGCGAGCTGACGCCAAAGCGGTTCGAACTCTTGCGCCTGGCAAGCAAAGGTCCCCGGTCGATCGGCGATCTGGCCGTGGCGACTCATCGTGATCAGAGTGCGGTTTCGAAGGATGTTGCCAGGTTGAAGAAGCTCGGGCTGGTGAGGGTCGAATCGGTGGCGAATGCCGGCCATGGGCAGAAAAAAATCGTGACCCCGGTAGCCAGCACGATCTCGATCAATGCCAGCATCACTGCAGCTTAG
- a CDS encoding AsmA family protein produces the protein MASRATTYLARRSPWFKLLAAGLLLVAALALLLALFPWDWLRGPLNRYVSERTGRHFEITRRLDVDLGRTTRVIADGIVFANPEWARDPYLVKAEGAEVHVRLWPLLRGRIELPRIELRRPELGLQMEPDGRRTWALDRQDKNEPRREPPHVGVLVVDEGSLHFLASGRGADIRADFAIDTRAAPRAGGSAVLPLTFKAQGTWQKAPFAAQGQTGNVLSLGGGQAQQPFPAQIVLTAGGTSLRAEGTVAGLPRLEGADVDFNLQGRNLAELYPLVGVVLPETPRYAVRGRLQKQAQVWSVSRVQGRLGQSDIAGHLSYDRSGAVPLLTGQLQSQALDLDDLAPLVGLPEQRKGRPVQAARRGEQGGRVLPDTPLDVERLKAMNADVRFSAARMVNVRQLPLDRMSGRVRLEGGLLRLDDLDLGVAGGRLAGQLRIDGRNRPADVAMDLDARGLELGRLVPGLRNMNRASVGRIHGDIELQGRGRTVAEMLGSSSGNVALLMGQGRISNLLLEFAGLDGAEVAKFLLGKDQSVPLRCAATAFDVKQGLMTARALVLDTADTVIWGSGTINLATEALDLTFKPRPKDPSILTLRSPLHLTGTLGNPQGSLDMGSLAGRAGLALALGAINPLLALAATIETGPGENADCSAVLREASSSNAASGRAAAATMGGPAAAGAAASTSR, from the coding sequence ATGGCCAGCAGGGCGACGACCTATCTCGCACGGCGGTCGCCCTGGTTCAAGCTGCTGGCCGCAGGGCTGCTGCTGGTCGCAGCCCTGGCGCTGCTGCTGGCCCTGTTCCCCTGGGACTGGCTGCGCGGGCCGCTGAACCGCTACGTCAGCGAGCGCACCGGCCGCCATTTCGAGATCACGCGCCGGCTCGACGTGGACCTGGGCCGCACCACGCGCGTGATCGCCGACGGCATCGTGTTCGCCAACCCGGAGTGGGCGCGTGATCCCTACCTGGTCAAGGCCGAGGGGGCCGAGGTCCACGTGCGGCTGTGGCCGCTGCTGCGCGGGCGCATCGAGCTGCCTCGCATCGAGCTGCGGCGGCCCGAGCTGGGTCTGCAGATGGAGCCGGACGGCCGGCGCACCTGGGCGCTGGACCGGCAGGACAAGAACGAGCCGCGGCGCGAGCCGCCGCACGTGGGCGTGCTGGTGGTGGACGAAGGCTCGCTGCACTTCCTGGCCAGCGGCCGCGGCGCCGACATCCGCGCCGATTTCGCCATCGACACGCGCGCCGCGCCGCGCGCCGGCGGGTCGGCGGTGCTGCCCCTGACCTTCAAGGCGCAAGGCACCTGGCAGAAGGCGCCGTTCGCCGCCCAGGGCCAGACCGGCAACGTGCTCTCGCTCGGCGGAGGCCAGGCGCAGCAGCCGTTCCCTGCGCAGATCGTGCTGACCGCCGGCGGCACCTCGCTGCGCGCCGAAGGCACGGTGGCCGGCCTGCCGCGGCTGGAGGGCGCCGACGTTGATTTCAATCTGCAGGGGCGTAACCTGGCCGAGCTCTACCCGCTGGTCGGCGTGGTGCTGCCCGAGACCCCGCGCTACGCGGTGCGGGGCCGGCTGCAAAAGCAGGCCCAGGTGTGGAGCGTGTCGCGGGTGCAGGGGCGGCTGGGCCAGTCCGACATCGCAGGCCATCTGAGCTATGACCGCTCCGGCGCCGTGCCGCTGCTGACCGGGCAGCTGCAGTCGCAGGCGCTGGACCTGGACGACCTGGCGCCGCTGGTGGGCCTGCCCGAGCAGCGCAAGGGCCGGCCGGTGCAGGCGGCCCGGCGCGGCGAGCAGGGCGGCCGGGTGCTGCCCGACACGCCCCTGGACGTGGAGAGGCTCAAGGCCATGAACGCCGACGTGCGGTTCAGCGCGGCGCGCATGGTCAACGTGCGCCAGCTGCCCCTGGACCGCATGAGCGGCCGGGTGCGGCTGGAGGGCGGCCTGCTGCGGCTGGACGACCTGGACCTGGGCGTGGCCGGCGGCCGGCTGGCGGGACAGCTGCGCATCGACGGCCGCAACCGGCCGGCCGACGTGGCCATGGACCTGGACGCGCGGGGCCTGGAACTGGGGCGGCTGGTGCCCGGCCTGCGCAACATGAACCGGGCCAGCGTGGGCAGGATCCATGGCGACATCGAGCTGCAGGGTCGGGGCCGGACGGTGGCCGAGATGCTGGGCAGCTCCTCGGGCAACGTCGCCCTGCTGATGGGCCAGGGCCGCATCAGCAACCTGCTGCTGGAGTTCGCGGGGCTGGACGGCGCCGAGGTCGCCAAGTTCCTGCTGGGGAAGGACCAGTCGGTGCCGCTGCGCTGCGCGGCCACCGCCTTCGACGTCAAGCAGGGCCTGATGACCGCCCGAGCCCTGGTGCTGGACACCGCCGACACGGTGATCTGGGGCAGCGGCACCATCAACCTGGCCACCGAGGCGCTGGACCTCACGTTCAAGCCCCGGCCCAAGGACCCGAGCATCCTGACCTTGCGCTCGCCGCTGCACCTGACCGGAACGCTGGGCAATCCGCAGGGCAGCCTGGACATGGGCTCGCTGGCCGGCCGGGCCGGGCTGGCGCTGGCCCTGGGCGCCATCAACCCGCTGCTGGCGCTGGCCGCCACCATCGAGACCGGGCCGGGGGAGAACGCCGACTGCAGCGCCGTGCTGCGCGAGGCCTCATCGTCCAATGCCGCGTCGGGGCGCGCGGCGGCGGCCACGATGGGCGGCCCGGCGGCCGCAGGTGCAGCAGCCTCCACCTCCCGCTAG
- a CDS encoding phage holin family protein → MVHPIFSVLVSKPELVMDHVAGYAALAREEASTVGGQVARCAIAWAIAGVCGLVFLILAGVALMLGAVHEFSWMLVIVPAALLAAAVAAAMAARKRMPTGAFTELRSQLDADAQALRTLGAR, encoded by the coding sequence ATGGTGCACCCGATCTTCTCCGTCCTGGTCAGCAAGCCCGAACTGGTCATGGACCACGTGGCCGGCTATGCCGCCCTGGCGCGCGAGGAGGCCTCCACGGTCGGGGGCCAGGTCGCGCGCTGCGCCATCGCCTGGGCGATCGCGGGGGTATGCGGCCTGGTGTTCCTGATCCTGGCCGGCGTCGCGCTGATGCTGGGTGCGGTGCACGAGTTCAGCTGGATGCTGGTCATCGTGCCCGCCGCGCTGCTGGCGGCGGCGGTGGCGGCCGCCATGGCGGCCCGCAAGCGCATGCCCACCGGGGCGTTCACCGAACTGCGCTCCCAGCTCGACGCCGACGCGCAGGCGCTGCGCACCCTGGGGGCGCGCTGA
- a CDS encoding BON domain-containing protein: protein MKHANALLLAVMLGVAAVSTGCAVARDQSTVGGYVDDKVITTKVKAKLLEDKSTGGMSINVDTLNGTVALSGFAKSEAEKAAAGRIARTTDGVKDVRNNLIVRP, encoded by the coding sequence ATGAAACACGCCAACGCACTCTTGCTCGCCGTCATGCTGGGCGTCGCCGCCGTCAGCACCGGCTGCGCCGTCGCCCGCGACCAGTCCACGGTCGGCGGCTACGTCGACGACAAGGTGATCACCACCAAGGTCAAGGCCAAGCTGCTGGAGGACAAGAGCACCGGCGGCATGTCGATCAACGTCGACACGCTCAACGGCACGGTGGCCCTGTCCGGCTTCGCCAAGTCCGAGGCCGAGAAGGCCGCGGCCGGCCGCATCGCCCGCACCACCGACGGCGTCAAGGACGTCCGGAACAACCTGATCGTCCGCCCCTGA
- a CDS encoding HesA/MoeB/ThiF family protein, with product MTDEDLLRYSRHILLEEIGVEGQERLLASRAVVIGAGGLGSPVALYLAGAGVGHLTLVDADTVDLTNLQRQIAHAMDRIGQAKVHSARQAMAGINPGVQVRALAVRADAALLDDLVPGAGVVLDCTDNFATRHAVNAACVRHGVPLVSGAAIRLDGQVTAFDAADPASPCYACLFPPGQALEETRCATLGVLAPLVGIIGSMQAAEAIKILAGAGASLAGRLLMLEARAMAWTELRVPRDAACPVCAPLRR from the coding sequence ATGACGGACGAGGACCTGCTGCGCTATTCGCGCCACATCCTGCTGGAGGAGATCGGCGTGGAAGGCCAGGAACGGCTGCTGGCCTCGCGCGCCGTGGTGATAGGCGCCGGCGGCCTGGGCTCGCCGGTGGCGCTGTACCTGGCCGGCGCCGGCGTGGGGCACCTCACCCTGGTCGACGCGGACACGGTGGACCTCACCAACCTGCAGCGGCAGATCGCCCATGCGATGGACCGCATCGGCCAGGCCAAGGTGCATTCGGCGCGCCAGGCCATGGCCGGCATCAACCCCGGCGTGCAGGTGCGCGCGCTGGCGGTGCGGGCCGATGCCGCCCTGCTGGACGACCTGGTCCCCGGCGCCGGCGTGGTGCTGGACTGCACCGACAACTTCGCCACCCGGCATGCCGTCAATGCCGCCTGCGTGCGGCATGGCGTGCCCCTGGTCAGCGGCGCCGCCATCCGCCTGGACGGTCAGGTAACGGCGTTCGATGCGGCCGATCCGGCTTCGCCCTGCTATGCCTGCCTGTTCCCGCCGGGCCAGGCGCTGGAGGAGACGCGCTGCGCCACCCTGGGCGTGCTGGCGCCGCTGGTGGGCATCATCGGCTCGATGCAGGCCGCCGAGGCGATCAAGATCCTGGCGGGGGCCGGCGCGTCGCTGGCGGGCCGCCTGCTGATGCTGGAGGCCCGGGCCATGGCCTGGACCGAGCTGCGGGTGCCGCGCGACGCGGCCTGCCCGGTCTGCGCGCCGCTGCGGCGCTAG
- a CDS encoding BON domain-containing protein, protein MNHPFRSRGLVAASSLAVLLALGACGERNDGQTVGQKIDEAIANTAETAKDVKQGAQQAAGDVKQGAQEAAADAKTAGQKIENKTEELSADAKSATQEAASKTKEATAEARTSVMGAAGAAKEKTQAAGERVGAKVDDAQITTSVKSGLAADKNLSATQIDVDTRDGVVTLKGTAPSAAAKSRANEIARNVKDVKSVNNQLTVRAG, encoded by the coding sequence ATGAACCACCCCTTCCGCTCCAGAGGCCTGGTGGCCGCCTCCTCGCTGGCCGTGCTGCTGGCGCTGGGCGCCTGCGGCGAGCGCAACGACGGCCAGACCGTGGGCCAGAAGATCGACGAGGCCATCGCCAACACCGCGGAAACCGCCAAGGACGTGAAGCAGGGCGCCCAGCAGGCTGCGGGCGACGTCAAGCAGGGTGCCCAGGAAGCCGCCGCGGACGCGAAGACCGCCGGTCAGAAGATCGAGAACAAGACCGAGGAGCTGTCCGCCGATGCCAAGTCGGCGACCCAGGAGGCCGCCAGCAAGACCAAGGAAGCGACCGCCGAGGCGCGTACCTCGGTGATGGGCGCGGCCGGCGCCGCCAAGGAGAAGACGCAGGCGGCCGGCGAGCGCGTCGGCGCCAAGGTCGACGACGCCCAGATCACGACCAGCGTCAAGAGCGGCCTGGCGGCCGACAAGAACCTCAGCGCCACGCAGATCGACGTGGACACCCGGGACGGCGTGGTCACGCTCAAGGGCACGGCGCCCAGCGCGGCTGCCAAGTCGCGCGCCAACGAGATCGCGCGCAACGTCAAGGACGTGAAGTCGGTCAACAACCAGCTGACCGTCAGGGCGGGCTGA
- a CDS encoding CHASE3 domain-containing protein, with translation MPRLALSRTALSLALALLAALVLIGINETGYHRSRAALADIAEASRNRGTLNRMLQQVLDAETGSRGYLLTGDPRYLEPYSAAAADIGQNLDALRAAYPPGSQESASVARLSRDVQRKLAEMDLSVRMRKQGNEDAWKFVLLTDVGKEHMDAIRTQAAGLIHTATERMEVSQTQVHRSLLLARIGIAGVALAGLLAFYLYLRQSQALRRADERQQRVLQQERDLLERQVRDRTASLAELATHLQQVREQERGHLARELHDELGALLTAAKLDVARLKSRLGSPPPEVSQRLQHLTETLNSGIALKRRIIEDLRPSSLANLGLSASLEILAREFSEQSGVEVATSLEPVQLDEARQLTVYRLVQESLTNIAKYAEARQVEISVHGYGQTVEVAVKDDGKGFDLERMRPSTHGLAGMRHRVEAAGGRFTVASAPGQGTRVSAALPQEPGA, from the coding sequence ATGCCGAGGCTCGCACTGTCCAGGACCGCGCTCAGCCTTGCGCTGGCTCTGCTCGCGGCACTGGTACTCATCGGTATCAACGAAACCGGCTATCACCGCTCACGCGCCGCGCTGGCCGACATCGCCGAGGCATCGCGCAACCGTGGCACGCTCAACCGGATGCTGCAGCAGGTGCTGGACGCGGAGACCGGTTCGCGCGGCTACCTGCTCACCGGCGACCCGCGCTACCTCGAGCCGTACAGCGCGGCCGCCGCCGACATCGGCCAGAACCTGGACGCGCTGCGCGCGGCCTACCCGCCCGGCTCGCAGGAGTCAGCCAGCGTCGCCCGGCTGTCGCGCGACGTGCAGCGCAAGCTGGCCGAGATGGACCTGTCGGTGCGCATGCGCAAGCAGGGCAACGAGGACGCCTGGAAGTTCGTGCTGCTCACCGACGTGGGCAAGGAGCACATGGACGCGATCCGCACGCAGGCGGCGGGCCTGATCCACACCGCCACCGAGCGCATGGAAGTCAGCCAGACCCAGGTGCACCGCTCGCTGCTGCTGGCGCGCATCGGCATCGCCGGCGTGGCGCTGGCGGGGCTGCTGGCGTTCTACCTGTACCTGCGCCAGAGCCAGGCGCTCAGGCGCGCGGACGAGCGCCAGCAGCGGGTGCTGCAGCAGGAGCGTGACCTGCTCGAGCGCCAGGTGCGCGACCGCACCGCGTCGCTGGCCGAGCTGGCCACCCACCTGCAGCAGGTGCGCGAGCAGGAGCGCGGCCACCTGGCGCGCGAGCTGCATGACGAGCTGGGAGCGCTGCTCACGGCCGCCAAGCTCGACGTGGCGCGGCTGAAGTCGCGCCTGGGGTCGCCGCCGCCGGAAGTCAGCCAGCGGTTGCAGCACCTGACCGAAACCCTCAACAGCGGCATCGCGCTCAAGCGCCGCATCATCGAGGACCTGCGGCCCTCCTCGCTGGCCAACCTGGGCCTGTCGGCCTCGCTGGAGATCCTGGCGCGCGAATTCTCGGAGCAGTCCGGCGTCGAGGTCGCCACCAGCCTGGAGCCGGTGCAGCTGGACGAGGCGCGCCAGCTCACCGTCTACCGCCTGGTGCAGGAGTCGCTCACCAACATCGCCAAGTACGCCGAGGCCCGGCAGGTCGAGATCAGCGTGCACGGCTACGGCCAGACCGTGGAGGTGGCCGTGAAGGACGACGGCAAGGGTTTCGACCTCGAGCGGATGCGGCCGTCCACCCACGGCCTGGCCGGCATGCGCCACCGCGTGGAGGCGGCGGGCGGCCGCTTCACGGTGGCCTCGGCGCCGGGCCAGGGCACCCGCGTGTCGGCCGCGCTGCCGCAGGAGCCGGGTGCCTGA
- a CDS encoding response regulator, giving the protein MIKVGIVDDHAIVRSGLKQFFSEQVDLRVVGEAASGREAIDLVRTTELDVLVMDLSMPGQSGIDALGMIRAKAPDVGILILSGYPEEHYAMNLIRQGASGYLNKECEPMEIVNAIRTIALGRRYISPAVAELLAQQLNRKEGGAPHEQLSEREFQVFLKLAKGETAGDIAKALSLSVKTVSTYRTRLMEKMSLASNSDLTYYALKNKLID; this is encoded by the coding sequence ATGATCAAAGTCGGCATTGTGGATGACCACGCCATCGTTCGGTCGGGACTCAAGCAGTTCTTCTCCGAACAGGTGGACCTGCGCGTGGTCGGCGAGGCCGCGAGCGGACGCGAAGCGATCGACCTGGTCCGCACGACGGAGCTCGATGTCCTGGTGATGGACCTGTCGATGCCCGGTCAGAGCGGCATCGACGCGCTGGGCATGATCCGCGCCAAGGCCCCGGACGTGGGCATCCTGATCCTCTCCGGCTACCCGGAGGAGCACTACGCGATGAACCTGATCCGCCAGGGCGCGAGCGGCTACCTGAACAAGGAATGCGAGCCGATGGAGATCGTCAACGCGATCCGCACCATCGCGCTGGGCCGCCGCTACATCTCGCCCGCGGTGGCGGAGCTGCTGGCGCAGCAGCTCAATCGCAAGGAAGGCGGCGCGCCGCACGAGCAGCTGTCCGAGCGCGAGTTCCAGGTGTTCCTCAAGCTGGCCAAGGGCGAGACCGCGGGCGACATCGCCAAGGCGCTGTCGCTGTCGGTCAAGACCGTGAGCACCTACCGCACGCGGCTGATGGAGAAGATGAGCCTGGCTTCCAACAGCGACCTGACCTACTACGCGCTGAAGAACAAGCTGATCGACTGA